AATCCAGCATCAGTGTGCCGGCTTGGTCATATACCTCCACGCTGCGCACATGCGGCGTGTCCAGAGTGCCTTTGATCAAGCTTTCGAGTGTCTTCAGGTTGCCGCTGATCACGCCGTATTCAGCGGTAGGTGCCAGTTGCTTCGCGATCAGCGCACCGGTGTCCTGTAACTGACGACTCACGTCATCCAGGCGTGCGCTGACAAAATAGGCGAAGACCACCAAACCCAACATCAGCGCGGGGGCCAGGGCGATCAGAATCAGCCGGTTGTGAATGCTGCCGGTGTTCCTTGGGCTCATTGGCCCACCTCCTGTTGTCTCAACTGGCTGCTCAGAGCATCGTCATCCGGCGGCGGGAAGCCGAGAGAGCGGGCAACCTGAGCGTTACTGAGAACGGAAAAATATCGTGGGTAGCTGATCACGCCGCCGCGCCAGGGCGCATCGAGTAAATCATCGACGCTCTGCGCCATCTGCTCAGGTGTGCTGTAGGTGGTACTCAGGCTGCCGGCATTGATAAAAGGGGCGCTTGGGCCGATCAGCACTTTGTTACGGGTGTAGCTGCTGAGCAAAATGGTCTTCAGATTGTCCGCGTTGTAGATATTCGGATCGTCCAGGGCAACCAGCACGTCGCTGCGATCAAGCAGATCGATCATCTGCCTGCCAAGTTGCGCCTGTTTGTTGAGAGGCATACTGACCAGGTTCAGCCCGAGAGCTGCAGCGGATTGCTCCCATTCAGCCAGTTGTGCTTGATGCTGCGGTGTAAACAGCGCACCGATATTTTCTATTCTGGGTATCAGTAGTTGCGCCAGTCGCAGTTGCCTGGACGGTGCAGGGTTGGCCAGCAATATCTGCACCGACTTTGCCGGGGACGATTTCCCAAGATCGGGCAGACTGCTGCGGCTGATATAGGTAGCGATGGTTGGCGTATCAAGCTTCTGGTTGAGCCGCCATTGCAGGCTGCGACTGCCCATGGTTATGAGGCGGGAGGCATCGGGGGCAGAGCTTGAACTGGCAAGGCTGTGGACCAATACGTCATCGTAGCGGCGCTGTTCGCGCAGACGTTCGACGAACTCTTCGGTCAGGCTGCTAGGCTCGGGAATGACCACCAGCAGGGTGTCGGCACGGGCGACTGCGCAGACCAGCATGCAGCAACCAATCAGCAGCAGGCGAAGGCGATTCATCGCCCAGGTGCCTTGGTGATTGGTCTCTTCATGCGACATTCCCTGTCTAGTGCTCTATCTATACGCAACAGCGATCGCTGCTGCGGATTGCTATGGTGCCTCAGAAATTGAGCTCGGCACTAAGATAATAATGGCTGGGGCTATTAAACTGATTTTCCGGCCAGGTCAGGCCCTCGTCATCCAGGCGGTACTGCCAGGTCAATGCCAGGTTGAGACTGCTTGAGTTGCTTAAATCAAAGCGCTTGGCAATGCGACTGTCAAGCCGCTCGAAGCGACGCTCATTGAGCATGTCGGCGCCGTAGTAAATCAGGCTGCTTTCAATCTTGCCTGGCCATTGTCGCAGCCAGGCCGCAGAGCCACTGTTACGGGCTGTCAGGCGCTGGTCGAGCCTGTTGGAGGCTACGAAATCGACGTATGCATAGGTCAGTCGCAAACGGTCGTCGTTCGTCAGTTTCCAGTCGAGTTGGGATTCAGCACCGGTGAAGCGCGAAAAGCTGCTGTTGTCGGGTACGAAATTCACGATCTGCAAAGGCTGGCTGATCATGTTACGAATTTCGTCATAAAAGCCTTTTATGTCGATGGACAGACCCAGTTGATGGAAGTAACCATTGTAGCCAACCTCGTATGAACGCATCTCTTCCTGTTTGAGGTTGCCGGGGCCTTTCGCGACTGCGTAATACTGATTGCTGCCTGAAACGGGGCCGCTGAGGTTGTCGGCGGTGTAGGTCCATTGGGCGTTGTTTTCATACATGTCAGGTGAGCGCACGGCTTCGGAGTACACTGCTCGCAGGCTGTGGGTGGGTTGGATAAAAAAATGCGCGGCGATCCTGGGCGAGAGGGAGAAGCCACTCAGTTTATCTTCTTCGGCCATTACACCAGCATGTAATAGCCAGCGGTGGTGAGGCCGATATTCAATGTTGCCGAATAGCTGGCCTATGTGATTATTGACCTGCCCGCCGAACAACGTGTCGGAGTCTGCCTGGTCGTATCGCATGCTGCCGCCGAACACGGTCCGCAGGTTATCGGCGAGCTGCATGGTGTTCTGTATCTCTACTTCATATCGCGTTTCACGGAGGTTTTCATTCAAGTCCCAGCACGCCGGCTCGCCATTGCGCGCGGCGGCGTGTTCAGCCACTACGCCCTCGATCACCGGCCAGTACTCTTCAGGCATGTTGTCGCGAGTCATCAGATAGTTTTTCGCAAATACCGGATCACCCCACACGCCGTTCTTATCGGTCAAAATGTCGTTGATCCGCCGTGGGAAAACACTCCCGAGCTGATAAAGCTCGCGCAACTCTGGCGAAAACACTATTGGTGAATCGCATGCACGCCAGTCAGCCAGGCGCTCCATATGTTGCAC
This genomic stretch from Halopseudomonas pelagia harbors:
- a CDS encoding TonB-dependent receptor plug domain-containing protein, giving the protein MMASHLKYPLLPLLCMLASTPATAMDDLTLGDTELPSVLSATRLKQSPAEVPGSMTVIDRDLIRASGARDIPEILRLVPGMKVGYLSGHSANVNYHGTNTTEARRMQVLVDGRSVYRPGLATVDWTDIPLAIEDIERIEVFRGPNTVTYGANALMGVINIISTRPELAQGTRLKITQGDRGVKDLYGSQGFKFGNSLARLSVFGKEDSGFDSDDEGNDFRDGRRLNAFNMLGDTTLSASQSLSWQFGAKEGTSQRANDYSVLAEGVEDSPFLYDQTILSHNPDSDMTSRDYFAQLHWKNDLSADHRLDIKTYVQHMERLADWRACDSPIVFSPELRELYQLGSVFPRRINDILTDKNGVWGDPVFAKNYLMTRDNMPEEYWPVIEGVVAEHAAARNGEPACWDLNENLRETRYEVEIQNTMQLADNLRTVFGGSMRYDQADSDTLFGGQVNNHIGQLFGNIEYRPHHRWLLHAGVMAEEDKLSGFSLSPRIAAHFFIQPTHSLRAVYSEAVRSPDMYENNAQWTYTADNLSGPVSGSNQYYAVAKGPGNLKQEEMRSYEVGYNGYFHQLGLSIDIKGFYDEIRNMISQPLQIVNFVPDNSSFSRFTGAESQLDWKLTNDDRLRLTYAYVDFVASNRLDQRLTARNSGSAAWLRQWPGKIESSLIYYGADMLNERRFERLDSRIAKRFDLSNSSSLNLALTWQYRLDDEGLTWPENQFNSPSHYYLSAELNF